The Lycium barbarum isolate Lr01 chromosome 11, ASM1917538v2, whole genome shotgun sequence genome contains the following window.
CCttgaaagttgtagctctttgaaatacctttccaacgatatattatgggggtcaaggggacatctgtacaaaaagttatggccattttactgaaggattacagagagcagtccgttcactggtcatgttatacgaacttgttatacggcccatataattttatacggaccgtataactcgtccgtacttcatgaaacttcaaatcgacgttctggtttcagccatgataaaatatggtcatattatatggaccgtataactttatacagaccgtataatatgtccatataatttccgcctcacttttgtataaattcaagccttcagttcttttatttcattattcacaattccaagccctagcaacaatccaaaacatcaaggtaagtcaatccaaacccttccaactcaattctaacatatactctaataatctaagcaagaaatcattattcctaaactagggttttcaagaaaacccatcttaagattcaagaattcaagattttgaaaatcttcttcaaagttaaaatctttaattcaagtttggagcattaccaagtatgtagagttactatctacgtgtgggaacatcattgttcttccccacgcctcataatccataaattatgattctctactaaaactagggtttctacaccatgttcatgacaaccctaggtccatgtccatgaatagattatgtatgaattgctattattctatcattgtgttcttaataactccatatgaccattgagaatcagtccgtaatccatgaaaacccatatcttgtattccatgggttcttgcatgcatgtttttaactaagaatgattatttcatgtacatgtctacaagttttcatgcaactatattatataattactttcatgccatgatacaagatacatacatgctaaatacaagttattccatgaaaccatgtttacaagttatttcgtgaaatcatgattacaagtcaagtacaagttaattcacgaaaatcatgggcttcttagccaattatataatgttcatgtttttgggagttgcacgaattaccgagaaggctcagatagcctgaaactacgtagctaccgtaggacaaggatcgctccgcccagttaggacgattccttaattttacactgaatggatccatcaggcacgttaccaccttataccctgaaAAGGTATGGGgactctgctggtccggcgaggtaccaaactccacgtacccacgtggtgatatcacatggtcggtttatgaaatgctctccctacttatcatgttttacttatatatatatatatatatatatatatatatatatacccatgctcatgctcatgttcatgtccaggttttcagtttcagttcttattatgttattccatgtcccatgttatttatttcagttgctttacataccagtacatttaatgtgctgacgtccccttttattgcccgggagcctgcatttcacgatgcaggtactaatttacaggatgacgcatctgctcagtaggacagcattagTATTAGCTTATTGGCGAGcctcatctcattcggggtttagtcaactctttattttatgattagctatgcatctaaggtatgctgggggtcttgtcccagcgagtatgttttccatgttcagacttatgttagaggtttcatacactagacaagtcagttatgtctgttgacacccaattttggccctctgtatttaaaaattaacttCTTTAGGCTTCCTAGTCATTAAATAGCATAATATACTgttttttatacatttttttaactttaatacaatttattgatgattgtccttatttttaaataataggaatttttatcaatttattttcattttaaataattattttgttacagtcgtttgtatataaataacatgctaatacagttttacttcaattaattagcaagtctccttaattcaaatcacattttttactttattcatgaaattaccttaaatatatttttatactttattattTTTAGTTACAGTCTATTATTACATGGAAGTCGGAGGAACTAATTTTAAACACAGATAAGATTTAGCATATGGTTTTGAGAAGCCATGATTTTGTGAGGCCCATGGTTTTGACACATGGGTTTGGATAAAAAGTGGTTTACTTTTGCCTATATAAAGAAGGACTTCCCCTCTCATTTTTCTCATCACTTGCACACTACCTCACACacatttttcttctctctacactCTTTAGATTTTGTTTCTATAGGAAGACTAGCAAGGCTAGCACTTTCttcctctttttatattttttttaaattgtctTTATATTTCATCCATACATTTCTTCTTTACTTATTCATAAATATTGTATTTACATTTATTTACttgcattgtctttatatttttttttatatacattgcctttatatttatttatctatattatttttacatttatttatatacattgtGTCTTTAAATTTCTTCATATATTGTTTCTATATTTTTGTATTCTCTATACATTTTTCTTTGCATTTTACATACATTTTCCTTACACTCTCCACACTTTTCCTTTATATTATCTTACATCtatctattcttttatatattttttatacaaacacgttatatacatatacatgtacatatttacattacttaactactaagaaaagaagagagaaacttTTCATTAAAAGGAATGCACTTATTGTCTCTACATTTTTTATGCAATATCTTTATATTTTGCTATATTGTCTCtacaactttatttattttcgatacatgtatacattgtcaagtattttctttacacttttgtcaataccatcacactacatgcctattttttttctatatattttgctatttacATTGGCTATACATCATATTTATATTTACCTATATTTTCATTTGTATTCTTATGTTCTTTTTACATACATCATTCACCTATACATTTGTTACATTACATACACTACACTAATCCTAGGGGCAAATCAAGTTTCATCATTCTTTTGTCAAATCACTTTTTCAaaaactttatgtcaaatcaTCTTTTTAATAACTTTTTGTCAAACTATTTTTTCTAGGATTTTGGTCACATTACTTTTTCAAAGAATCTTTATCAAATTACTTTTTAAAGACTTTATGTCACATACCTTACTTTTTgactttttcaatttttttttaactaatactttttctttcaacttgcaatttattacaaatactacacttttggcagatgaagaaatttccgccgatttccaaggcctcctaTGTACAAAAGACAGGTTTTTATTTTAagcttattcattatttctttaattcattcgatagttatttattctcttactaacacttttactaagtgtttatacaggtagccggagacacatcccgaagacgGCACTCGGAAGGCAACcaaatcactgtttgtatttactttccgcgtTCTTTAAACTTATACATAACATAAACTCGTACTATAGTGGAAATATTATTTTTTGAATGTCCGGTGgagatatttatttacttgttatCTTGCATGCTTAATTTAAAGCTTCGTTTGCTTTAGGcgagacttaggccgtcaatactttcataaatagattaaattgacttggtatacaTACTTTGTTAATTAATTCACACTTTTAGCGTTTAGGCAAAGATAATagttcatcctttattttatatttttatacgcttttaatacacattttttacaacatacatattacattctttcatacacattttaattaagttaaatccaccttttgacgctaggcaaatattaagtcgtccatttacaaatcttttattctttagagacattacacattttcactcattttttatccacaattacttatacttattttttaccaatactttttataattattttgttccttattcttttgataggatattcattaaacaaaaactctttttaactaaacggtagaaacaagtcacgtaaacttcacttttctgaataatttcgttatataaaatctttacaccaatgaatattcgtcaattatttttacattctttatgcactattatacctagttatacaattctttatacattttaggtttggcgtacactcttttacacttgaaatatgttctttatatgtttaatatacatacattcttttaatatacatagacacacattctttatatccttgatatatttgtttttacatagtcttacattttttttatatatattcttaatatagttacacattctttacactaacatatatatacactctttgtactaatagatatacttttatacttacgaggtacattctctttatgctcttttatatattcttttttactatacattctttatgaatacttgatataaatacatttttatacactgtatatacttaggatattatcacctagtgtagcttttcatgaagtcataacattttgaaaaaaggtaataataatgataaacagatagataatccccctctagtgttcagttaaactaagtttaaggactgtcttcggacaggctctgagggatgcttaatacttttccctcggggtaaataaaacccttatctagaatcttataggtttcgtggactaaaatggagtagacacacaaatacatatatgtttcctgattttcctttaaaattaggtgacgactttaacccttttaaaaccagttagaagaaccgtgaagttgcaaactatcttggacccagttcaaaatagggcgtaacaatgtcatgtcacactttcggagtcgtatagccattttggctcattcatgctatttccgcactcatgtttaaacaagtattttgattatgtattatgacttattgcattttataaaggctcatcatgcattcacgttaaatttcgctcatgttatgcctcatgatgattcagcaagccatgtggttcgctcggtcacaagtagtaaggcaccgagtgccgtgtttcgcccaggccatggttcggggcgtgacaccactcacccccacctcacccccaccctaccacccatatcccacaaccacccacccttCACCACCAGCCAACCCCACCCTCACAACCACTCACcgcaccctaccacccactactcCCATCCTCATCCCATAAACACCTACTtcacaccacccactacccctcaccaccacccacccccaccctatcACCCACtatccccaccctcatcccacaaccacgcACCTCACACCAcctacccctccaccacccccactcactacctatttattttttaaagttcttattttattttttacctgaaatttattaatatatataaactaatttctaattaagagttaagggtattttagtaaacttacaagttattatgcagtaccatacagtcaaaccaaacaatataaatgttattaaaccacaacaaacgatacagtttatccaaacattgtgttcattaatacagtataatacaatacaacatcatactgtaccataccatactgtacagtaatgaaccacgggaaacaaccatcaaACAGAGGGTTAGAAAGCATAGTTTTGACGAGTACGTACCTGGGATAAAAGGTGGCTTATAGAGACAGGGAAAGGAACAGCAAAGTGTTGTCAATTGTCATACTCATAACGTACTTTGCTCTTTTAAGAAATAGATAGACCAACAAATCATTTTTGTCGTCTTCTAGCTTCAAAGCTCAAGCCAGTGGCCACGTACGCTTTTCCTGTTCCCTTTGAGCACCACCGTTTTCCCTTCTTTTCCACGTCATATGTGGCATTTCATTTCACCCAACTTCTCAAGTTAGATTCTTTATATTATTATCTCTATGCAAGTTTTAAAACAAGTAATAGGCTAAATTAAGGTAAACATTTTATAATATTATTCAAATGCTAATACATTTTTAAGTCAAATACTTATATTACTACAATTAAAATCCAATATTATCGTTCTTACTTTTTGAAATCAAGTAGTACATTTGAACTCCTCATGTAACACAAATGCACGTTTGTCTAATTAAATAAATTCGAAATACTTTTGAAGTGTGGGAGCTATAAAAAATGAAAGGGAGAAATTTGTGTAACATGAAAAATGATAAACGGTGAAGCAGAAAGCGTGTGTAGTACGTGTCACATCAAAGCAACAACAATCGCAGAGACAAACTAACTAACGACCCCTCTGGTATTCTTTAAGGAAAAGCAAAGAGCATTATCAAATTCCCTTGGGAGACAACAAGGAGGCAAAGAGGCTCTCCTCTTCCTCCTCTGGTATCTTTCATCTTCCTCCCAACTTACTTTTTTTCTTCAttcatcatttatatatattctctTTTCTCATGTAGAATGGACAAGGACTTTACCCTTTAATTTATGGAATTAATGCATTTGTCTCCCACTTTTCTTATTCatctctctttcctttccaaattcTAATGTCATTTCATCCAAAGACAGAAGATGGATGAAATATAATTGTAGATGGATAGCCAATTATTATTTGCTGCTCATTGTTGGTTACCTTGTCAAAACTAATCATCCGACTAGTCACAGCTTTTATCTTCTGTTTATTGCAAACTCCTGAAATTGAAAATGCCGCATGCAGTTATCTTACATAAGCGCCTTAATCTTACACATAGCATTAAGATTTGTAACCACAAGATCAGATGACTTTGGTAAAAGAAAGAAACAAGATATATGCATACTACCTGATCCCACTCATTGCTTCCACAAGTATACATTCCATCACCTAATTGCATGATAAACTTTTGGAAATGAATGTTTTCCaggaacacttagtgttattCAATCTCATGAATGACTAGCTAGTATTTTTCCTTCTTACATGCAGATCTTCCTTGTGCTGGATGCAGTGAAGATATATAATTAACTTCAAAAATGGCTTCGGTTAGCTTCAAATATTGGGATGATTGTGTGGATTCTCATGATCTGGAAGCCATGTGGGTCGATCCAGATGTTAGAGCCGAATGGCTTAACGCTGGAGAAACTAAGGGATCAAAAGTTCACCTCTCACGTGATCCTGATGGTCAGCCTTATCTAACACAAACAGAAATGAAGGTTGAGCTGTTTAGACATTCACTCATAATATGACTACTATTTTCTTTGGTCTTTTCCCGTACAGTCAACGAAATTTTGTACTCAATTACCTTAATTGGACGGGAGATCTATGAAGAAATCCAGCCATGTCTATGAGTCATAGAGATTGATTTCACCCGCATTGCAAGTCCACGTGTTTCACAAAACTCGTGTCTAGATGCTAATACTATTTCCTCTATATATGTATTAGTCTCTCCAACCAACAATGTCTCAGAATCTCTTCTAGAAGTTGTGTTTAGCTTCTGGATTTGACTGAATACATAGTTTGCCTGCAAAAGCTATTTTTGACAATTATCCCTTCTATTGTTCTTTATGCAAGTTGTGTTGGATTTTGTCTTTACAGGCAGTAGCAGGTATTATTGTCCGAAGGCATTTTGTATCGCACATTGATTCGGTATGATTTCCAAGATCTGGAATGCATTACAATTACATGTTATAGAGAATTTCAGTGGCCAAATTTAGAAAATATTGAATTGTTCAAAAATATTGTTGCCTAAAACGTTCTGTTTTTGTATCACAAAGGGCACTGTAttattgatgaagttggacggGTTGGGGGGTGATAGTGATTCAGCACATTCTCTATTTTCAAGGGGTTATGATAGATTAAATGTGGATGAGATAACTTGACGAGTCCATTGTTTTTGTGCATGACAAGGGGCAGTCAGCTAAACAGAGCGTCAAAGTCTCGTTTAATATATCACGGAAGACCTTTTCAATCAACAGCTGAAACATTCAAAGTGTTTTGTTGTTTCAGTTTCCTCTTCAACTGAATGCCTTTTGCTTTTTGTAAATTTTGATCTTGGATAAAATTCATGTTAATTTGTCGATGACCTTGTTTTCTCCTCAAACTAGAATGTCACAACTTCTTGTTCACTACATGgattttatatatttaaaatgATGGATAGTTTAAGATGAACCTTTCATTTAGTTTAAGATGAACCTTTCATCCACTTTAGAGTTTTTGGGGTATGCTATGTTGCTAATTTTTCTACCATTACATGATTTGCACAAGTTGCATTTCATGAAGTCGAAGCCAGGACTTTTTACAAGTAAATGCCTTATCTCCACTAGAATCTTTCATTATCTCAACCTGCAAGTATTGTTAGGTTGCTCAGTCAGAGGATGAATCAATTGAGTTTAGCAATTATCAACATTTTCTCTGTAGTTCACCTATGAGGTGTTTCCTTCCAATATTTTCAGGATATGCTTTGCGCTATTGCTGAGCTTGAGAGTGACCGGCAGCTTCTTGCAACACGGTACAATAAAAAGTCAAAAGAGATTACTATGGGAATTATGCAGATTTTGCCAAAAACTGCAGACTGGTTGGTGAGGTAtttgattttctttttccttcttgaGATTACGGGGAATTATGTGAATCTTACCAAAAGCTGCAGActtgtcttctttttctttttgattgAAATGAGCTTAAGATACAATTTGTTTCAGTGATTTGGGTTACCGAACATATGAGGTGGCAACGGATTCAAAACTTCTTTACAAGCCTTTTGTAAATGTATATCTTGGAGCTGCATATCTGAAGTGGCTGTCAAATTATGAAAAAAAGTAAGTTCATATGGTTATTTGTTCTTGTAGTATCTTCTTTCTATTTCATGTATCTTACATGTATCAGTGCTAAGGAATCCTAAAGATCTTGTACCCAAGTGCCTAACTGTGGAGCTTTATGAGCAGAGAGAGAAGTGAAGAGTTCATGGTGAGAGCTTACAAGGGTGGTACTAAGAAGGCAACTCATAAGTCCACTTTGCCATTTTGGAGAAGTTATCTCTCTGTCAAACAGACCCTGCCATCGAGGTAGTTGTTCACATGCCATGATATCAATTCAGTTTGATCATTATTTTTTCTGAGTTCAGTCGGAATTAAGGGCAGGAGAGTTCACCCTGTGTTATGGTTTAACAAAGTGGGCATTATATCATATAAGGAAGTTGTATGTAGAAGAACGCTTCCATAAGTATATACTTTTCTGAAGACGTGCTTCGAAATAATTAGGGGCTTTATCATCTATTCACCTTCTGTAATTTTGTCGCTTGTGGTTATACTAAATAAATTTGAATATACTATTTACTGAAAAGTTTCATGCTGCACAAATTTCTTGAGTTCAATCACCTGTAGTAATGTCCACAACTCTACATATGATACCAAACGACCCAACATGATGCTAACTTATTACTTGGATGCATAAGATAGTATAATTTCATGTGATACTCGGGTATCactttaaaaatattttcttccaaAAAGAAATCAAGGTCTACTAGAGACCATAAACTTCCCTACCAGAACAACATCAGGTCTTACTAGACCAGTGGAACACATAGTTGAGAAAATGGCCTGATCAAAATTTCCATTGCTGGATTAATTTGGGAAGGTTACTAGAAATTCTTGTGAATATTTTCAAATGGAGGTCCCTGTATATTGTGACATCCTGATGAGTCCTACACAGAGACTCAATATTCAATTTGGAAGATATACAGAATCTGTTGTGTAAATCAAATAAGGTTGAGTTAGAGATAGGTGGAAATGAGGCTTAGAATTGTTGCAATCTCATCTGACCAGTCTGCTTATCATGTCTAGCTTTTGATAACATGGTATTGGAGAGAGTGCTATTTGAAAATTAGGAGTTAAACTAGCAAGGATGTGATGGGAGCATATCTCTAGTCTCAAGCCTTCATGAGCCATCTCTAGAGTTTTATTACCTGTCGATCCTTGATGAGGATACAATCTTGGAAAAAGGGCAGCCTGTGATACCATTTTAGTCTCACATTTGGGTGTATTCATTTGTAAAACTAAATCTTCTAGTTGAGATTTTTAATGAATCAGTCCTCAGTTCTCGTGATTGATAACACTTCAGTAGGATCTCAACAAAGGATGATCACCATTTTTGCCGTAGTAAGCAGCAGGGGAAGTCATAGTCATGGTCAAAAGAGTCATCTGGAAACTAGTGACAAAGTGAAGGCATATTCTTATTAGGCACCTTAGGTTCATGAGAAGGTTAAATACTACTGTCGGTAAATGATTGTGTTAGTATGCAAGATGACTATAGTCTTGTCAATTTACATGAACCACGCATATGCTTTTGATTTGTACAAACTTCTATTTGTTAATAAGTAAATGGATGATGTACCTGTTCCTAATATTTGCTATACTATCTATGACTTTTGTAGGAAAATCTTTGACGTCAATCCTTTGCCCCCTTCAGTATCTGCTTCTGGAATTCCTGAAAAGAAAGGTAGTGTGAGCATAACTAATAAAGCATTCAtcttctctctctcttgttcttgcaaAATGCATATAACCATCTCTGTGAGAATGTACAGTAGGATAACTTAAATGTGGTGGGAAGGGCGTAAAGCTTGATTACATTCCCTATGTCAGTTCATTCAGTGTCTTAAGCAAATGAAAAATTAGTACATTTGTCCAATTCAGTGTATGTCAATCTCTTAATGGCTATAGAGACTTAAAGAGAAGAAATTAGCACGTTCATCATGCTTCAGTATTCCTTGTGTCTTAATTTCTGTAACTGTTATTATCATATTCTGTCTGTCCTGTGTCAGCCAAAAGTAGCACTCAATCTTTTCACAATCTCTTATATGTTTCTTTCATTTGGTTCAGGTCCAGTGAATACAACGTGGGACTCTAGAACTTGTGCAGAAGACATGGAAGAAATGTGGAATCATCCCAGCGTGAGCAAGGAGTGGAGCAAGTCAGGGGAGAAAAGAGGCCATGTACGGTTTTCTC
Protein-coding sequences here:
- the LOC132617544 gene encoding uncharacterized protein LOC132617544; amino-acid sequence: MASVSFKYWDDCVDSHDLEAMWVDPDVRAEWLNAGETKGSKVHLSRDPDGQPYLTQTEMKAVAGIIVRRHFVSHIDSDMLCAIAELESDRQLLATRYNKKSKEITMGIMQILPKTADWLVSDLGYRTYEVATDSKLLYKPFVNVYLGAAYLKWLSNYEKKERSEEFMVRAYKGGTKKATHKSTLPFWRSYLSVKQTLPSRKIFDVNPLPPSVSASGIPEKKGPVNTTWDSRTCAEDMEEMWNHPSVSKEWSKSGEKRGHVRFSHDTEKRPYLSRVELRAVAEVIISKYFSTRGLKPTVLCAIAEIVTMRFVEGIGQRTGLMGIDYPTSRWLYKDLGYKAYKVESVEDLTKPFVSMYVGAAYVAWLSEYEGRERSLQFVVQAYLAGPQNVNLQETGPMWLRFEEALSRYEDSRREVAGSCNIL